From Ignavibacteriales bacterium, a single genomic window includes:
- a CDS encoding TonB-dependent receptor gives MFSAKCTIRFLITNVILFSFLICNTFAGTTGKISGKATDAKSNEPLIGINVVLVGTSMGASTDVDGNYFILNIPPGVYQVKATGIGYAPVTITDVRVSVDQTTKIDIKLGEQVIQLENVIVTAARPIIQKDLTSTEAKISGDQISMLPLEDVQSVINLQAGVVDGHVRGGRSSEVKYLLDGVSVNDAFSGDASIFAEVNSVQEVQVITGTFNAEYGEALSGVVNQVTKIAGEKLSGDFSLYTGDYYTNRKSLFMNVDHISPKDNYNFQGNLSGPVPGTDKVVSFLLSGKYLYDDGFLYGKRIFNPSDSSDFSANDPKNWYITKTGDGKYVSMNFSRRYTLQGKLNFKLGNAKGLTLSGMYQDRKYKDYNHQYKYNPDGDYQKFQTTVLGSASYNHVFGKATFMDLIASYFSTEAKQYVVEDPLSLGYYSPGSGYHPGYVDPARLRDVSGNAFLTGGTENWQQSHKTRTMTAKLDLTSQIDNLNEIKAGVELNLHKLDYKDFQIHVDAESNFKPTLPQPGNFDYNTYSNNPYQFSGYIQDKIELDYLIVNVGVRFDYFQPDGEVILYPDSLSALDALKPPFPDNYFKKAKVKYQLSPRLGISYPMSDKGAIHISYGHFFQIPPFEFLYRNPNFRIPLTGSFPDFVGNMIGNADLEPQRTTIYEIGLQQALTDVLGISVTAYYKDIRNLLGTEIHIKNDFKKFAKFINRDYGAVSGFIISLDKRFSEGFAANIDYTYQIAKGNASDPNDAFNKAQANPPVEANKQLVLLDWDRRHSLNFTVTYGEPDNFIASLIGRLGSGLPYTPALQNQRTGLENSDTRPAVFNIDLYVTKYLKFLDNSFAVFLKVYNLFDTANELNIFNDTGRAGYSLEVTRAQQQPRGINTIQEYYTRPDFYSAPRQIILGASVSF, from the coding sequence ATGTTTAGTGCTAAATGCACCATTCGCTTTTTAATTACTAACGTAATTTTATTTTCATTTTTAATTTGCAACACATTTGCCGGTACGACGGGAAAAATTTCCGGTAAAGCTACGGATGCCAAATCCAATGAGCCTTTAATTGGGATTAATGTTGTTCTTGTCGGAACCTCAATGGGAGCCTCCACTGATGTGGATGGAAATTATTTTATCTTAAATATCCCGCCTGGTGTCTATCAAGTTAAAGCAACCGGAATTGGATACGCCCCTGTTACAATTACTGATGTTAGAGTATCTGTTGATCAAACTACAAAGATCGATATAAAGCTTGGTGAACAGGTAATTCAATTAGAAAATGTAATCGTTACAGCAGCACGTCCAATTATTCAAAAAGATTTAACTTCCACAGAAGCAAAGATAAGCGGTGATCAAATTTCTATGCTTCCATTGGAGGATGTTCAATCAGTAATTAATTTACAGGCAGGCGTTGTAGATGGGCACGTTCGCGGTGGCAGAAGCAGCGAAGTAAAATATCTGCTTGATGGTGTTTCAGTAAACGATGCATTCAGCGGCGATGCTTCCATTTTTGCGGAAGTTAATTCTGTTCAGGAAGTTCAGGTTATTACAGGTACGTTTAATGCAGAATATGGAGAAGCATTATCTGGTGTGGTTAACCAGGTTACAAAAATTGCAGGTGAAAAATTATCCGGGGATTTTTCACTTTATACCGGTGATTATTATACTAACCGAAAAAGTTTGTTTATGAATGTTGATCATATTTCACCGAAGGATAATTATAATTTTCAAGGGAACCTGAGCGGTCCTGTTCCAGGTACGGATAAGGTTGTTAGTTTTCTACTTTCCGGAAAATATTTGTATGATGACGGCTTTCTATACGGCAAAAGAATTTTTAATCCCTCAGATTCATCAGATTTTTCTGCTAACGATCCTAAGAACTGGTACATAACTAAAACCGGTGATGGCAAGTATGTTTCAATGAATTTTTCCAGAAGATATACCTTGCAAGGCAAACTAAACTTTAAACTTGGCAATGCAAAAGGTTTAACATTATCTGGAATGTACCAGGATAGAAAGTACAAGGATTATAATCATCAATACAAATATAATCCGGATGGTGATTATCAGAAATTTCAAACAACAGTATTGGGAAGTGCATCTTACAACCATGTTTTTGGTAAAGCAACTTTTATGGATTTGATCGCCTCATACTTTTCAACAGAAGCAAAACAGTATGTTGTGGAAGATCCACTTTCTCTTGGTTATTATTCACCTGGTTCCGGTTACCATCCGGGGTATGTGGATCCAGCCAGACTGCGCGATGTAAGCGGAAATGCATTTTTAACTGGTGGAACTGAGAACTGGCAACAATCTCATAAAACAAGAACAATGACTGCTAAATTAGATTTAACTTCGCAGATTGATAACTTAAACGAAATAAAAGCCGGTGTTGAATTAAACTTACACAAACTTGATTATAAAGATTTTCAAATTCACGTTGATGCAGAAAGCAATTTCAAACCTACGTTGCCACAGCCGGGCAATTTTGATTATAATACTTACTCAAACAATCCTTACCAGTTTTCCGGATATATACAGGATAAAATTGAATTGGATTATTTGATTGTTAACGTTGGTGTAAGGTTCGATTACTTCCAACCAGATGGTGAAGTAATTCTATATCCTGATAGCCTTTCCGCATTAGATGCATTGAAGCCTCCTTTCCCTGATAATTATTTTAAGAAAGCTAAAGTAAAGTATCAGCTCTCTCCACGTTTAGGAATTTCTTATCCAATGTCCGATAAGGGTGCAATTCATATTTCATACGGGCATTTCTTTCAGATCCCGCCATTTGAATTTTTGTACCGAAATCCAAATTTCAGAATTCCTTTAACCGGAAGTTTCCCTGATTTTGTTGGAAACATGATTGGCAATGCAGATCTTGAACCACAACGTACAACAATTTATGAAATCGGTTTGCAGCAAGCTTTAACAGATGTTCTTGGAATTAGCGTAACTGCTTATTATAAAGACATCAGGAATTTATTAGGAACGGAAATTCATATTAAAAATGATTTTAAAAAGTTTGCAAAGTTTATTAACAGGGATTACGGCGCTGTAAGCGGATTTATCATTTCGCTTGATAAAAGATTTTCTGAAGGTTTTGCTGCCAACATAGATTACACTTATCAAATCGCAAAAGGTAACGCTTCCGATCCTAACGATGCATTTAACAAAGCGCAGGCAAATCCACCGGTAGAAGCTAACAAACAGCTTGTACTTTTGGATTGGGATAGGCGGCACTCATTAAACTTTACAGTTACTTACGGCGAACCGGATAATTTTATCGCTAGTCTTATTGGTAGATTAGGTTCTGGCTTGCCATATACACCAGCGCTTCAAAATCAAAGAACAGGATTGGAAAACAGCGATACTCGTCCCGCAGTTTTTAATATTGATTTATATGTAACAAAGTATTTGAAATTCCTGGATAACAGTTTTGCGGTCTTTTTAAAAGTTTATAATCTGTTTGATACTGCAAATGAGCTGAACATATTTAATGATACAGGACGAGCAGGTTATTCTTTAGAAGTGACCCGTGCGCAACAGCAGCCGCGTGGAATAAATACAATTCAGGAGTATTATACCAGACCAGATTTTTATTCAGCGCCAAGACAAATAATCCTTGGTGCGTCAGTTAGTTTTTAA